A single genomic interval of Microbacterium sp. BLY harbors:
- a CDS encoding sensor histidine kinase KdpD, with protein sequence MTMLSGAVILQIVLTSLSVAIVVAVVAVLLLRALRRRGLRAQLMVVASAGTVAMAGAVVAIAVEMYLSTHDLTILLTVIVVSLVLGLGMAWCMARTVRAWVEGFSVSLGRIGRTDEVVADRAASRELADLSAQLAVVSAEVDAARAELVRLDSARRRFFAWISHDLRTPLTAVRVLAEAVEDGAAVAPERFAGQVRVQVETMSRMVDDLFELSRLTSGAVQLQTEQVVLRDVVSDAVADVAAAAAKRDVRIVERGIAGPVLWADPHHLGRIVVNLLTNAVRHAPPGTEIVLSASMIDRDRLVLGVLDQGAGVAVEDLDRMFDVGWREDPARPAAGGDDGVASGAGLGLSIARGLARAHGGDVFAERTDAGFRMNVSLPVGVPGRGE encoded by the coding sequence ATGACGATGCTCTCCGGTGCGGTGATCCTGCAGATCGTGCTCACGAGCCTGTCGGTGGCGATCGTGGTCGCCGTCGTCGCCGTGCTGCTCCTGCGAGCCCTGCGGCGGCGCGGCCTCCGCGCGCAGCTGATGGTCGTGGCCAGCGCGGGCACCGTCGCGATGGCGGGGGCCGTGGTGGCGATCGCGGTGGAGATGTACCTCTCCACCCATGACCTGACGATCCTGCTCACCGTGATCGTGGTCTCGCTCGTGCTCGGGCTGGGCATGGCCTGGTGCATGGCGCGGACGGTGCGCGCCTGGGTCGAGGGGTTCTCGGTGTCTCTGGGCAGGATCGGCCGGACGGACGAGGTGGTGGCCGACCGGGCGGCCTCGCGCGAGCTCGCCGACCTCTCGGCGCAGCTGGCGGTCGTGTCTGCGGAGGTGGACGCGGCCCGGGCCGAGCTCGTGCGGCTGGATTCCGCGCGCCGGCGCTTCTTCGCCTGGATCTCCCACGATCTGCGGACGCCGCTCACGGCCGTCCGCGTCCTCGCCGAGGCGGTGGAGGACGGCGCGGCGGTCGCACCGGAGCGCTTCGCCGGACAGGTGCGGGTGCAGGTGGAGACCATGAGCCGGATGGTCGACGACCTCTTCGAGCTCTCCCGCCTGACCTCGGGGGCGGTGCAGCTGCAGACCGAGCAGGTGGTTCTCCGGGACGTCGTGTCCGATGCGGTGGCGGACGTCGCCGCGGCGGCGGCGAAGCGCGATGTCCGGATCGTGGAGCGGGGTATCGCGGGGCCGGTGCTGTGGGCCGACCCGCATCATCTCGGGCGCATCGTCGTGAACCTGCTCACGAACGCCGTCCGCCACGCGCCTCCGGGGACGGAGATCGTCCTGTCCGCCTCGATGATCGACCGGGATCGTCTCGTCCTGGGGGTGCTGGACCAGGGTGCCGGTGTCGCGGTGGAGGACCTGGACCGGATGTTCGACGTCGGCTGGCGCGAGGATCCCGCCCGGCCGGCGGCGGGCGGTGACGACGGCGTCGCCTCCGGGGCGGGTCTCGGACTGTCGATCGCCCGCGGGCTCGCGCGGGCGCACGGCGGCGACGTCTTCGCGGAGCGCACCGACGCGGGCTTCCGCATGAACGTGTCCCTCCCGGTGGGGGTGCCGGGCCGCGGGGAGTGA
- a CDS encoding GNAT family N-acetyltransferase, which produces MRTIRDLDTVELILDAQSLLDSIRGPQRVVDAGTLRALQQSGNYVVGFFDGEGDEERMVGASIAFFGEPARRAMHSHITALLPEYRGRGWGRELKGHQRQWAFSRDVGRITWTFDPLVARNAHFFLTVLGARATGYSVNRYGIFGGGDAGDESDRLDVEWALADIAKPPADDTVVETLEIPADIEGMRETDPEAAHEWRLRLRAQMEGLLGSGLTIAGFDTGRGYLFTA; this is translated from the coding sequence GTGCGAACCATCCGCGATCTCGACACCGTAGAACTCATCCTCGACGCCCAGAGCCTGCTCGACTCCATCCGGGGCCCGCAGCGCGTGGTGGACGCCGGGACCCTGCGCGCCCTGCAGCAGTCGGGCAACTACGTCGTCGGCTTCTTCGACGGCGAGGGCGACGAGGAGCGCATGGTCGGCGCCTCCATCGCCTTCTTCGGCGAACCGGCCCGCCGGGCGATGCACTCGCACATCACGGCCCTGCTCCCCGAGTACCGCGGCCGCGGGTGGGGGCGCGAGCTCAAGGGGCACCAGCGGCAGTGGGCGTTCTCGCGCGACGTCGGCCGCATCACGTGGACCTTCGATCCGCTGGTCGCCCGCAACGCGCACTTCTTCCTGACCGTCCTCGGGGCCCGCGCCACCGGCTATTCGGTCAACCGCTACGGCATCTTCGGCGGGGGCGACGCGGGCGACGAGAGCGACCGTCTCGACGTCGAGTGGGCGCTCGCCGACATCGCCAAGCCGCCGGCGGACGACACCGTCGTGGAGACGCTGGAGATCCCGGCCGACATCGAGGGCATGCGGGAGACCGACCCCGAGGCCGCGCACGAGTGGCGGCTGCGTCTGCGCGCGCAGATGGAGGGACTGCTCGGCAGCGGTCTGACCATCGCGGGCTTCGACACCGGCCGCGGCTACCTCTTCACGGCGTGA
- a CDS encoding peptide MFS transporter, producing the protein MSPTAHRSASRDEDTRFFGQPWSLVHIFGVEMWERFSFYGMQGILLIYLYFSVTKGGLGLPEAVAGGIVGAYGGSVYLSTILGAWLADRLFGSERVLFVSAIVIVSGHLALALLPGFVGVGVGLVLVALGSGGLKANATSVVGTLYRPDDVRRDAGFSLFYLGINLGAFLGPILTGLLQSTLGFHWGFGLAALGMTLGLVQYSFGRRGLPASAREVPNPLPRSRYPLVAGIAVGAIAVIAVLVLTGVIQADNLALIVIVVTVVAAVAYFTVILGSRRIDATERSRVWGFLPLFLTSVAFWSLYQQQFTVLTIYSDKRLDRDLFGWEMPVSWVQSINPVFIIILSGVFAAIWTKLGTRQPSTPVKFGLAAIIMGAAFLLFLPFSGGGANSTPLLAIVGILFVFTVAELLLSPVGLSVTTKLAPAVFHTQMVALFFLSIALGTAISGELVKFYDPDNEVPYFSILGSIAILVGIGLLLSVKPVLRLMRGVR; encoded by the coding sequence ATGAGCCCCACCGCACACCGGTCCGCCTCCCGTGACGAGGACACCCGCTTCTTCGGGCAGCCGTGGTCGCTCGTGCACATCTTCGGCGTGGAGATGTGGGAGCGCTTCAGCTTCTACGGCATGCAGGGCATCCTGCTCATCTACCTGTACTTCTCCGTGACGAAGGGGGGCCTCGGCCTGCCGGAGGCGGTGGCCGGCGGGATCGTCGGCGCCTACGGCGGCTCCGTGTACCTCTCGACCATCCTCGGCGCGTGGCTCGCGGACCGGTTGTTCGGCTCCGAGCGGGTGCTCTTCGTCAGCGCCATCGTCATCGTCTCCGGTCACCTGGCGCTCGCGCTGCTCCCCGGATTCGTGGGGGTGGGGGTGGGTCTCGTGCTCGTGGCCCTCGGCTCCGGAGGCCTGAAGGCGAACGCGACCTCGGTCGTGGGCACCCTGTACCGCCCGGACGACGTGCGGCGCGACGCCGGGTTCTCCCTCTTCTACCTGGGCATCAACCTGGGCGCATTCCTCGGCCCCATCCTCACGGGGCTCCTGCAGTCGACCCTCGGCTTCCACTGGGGGTTCGGTCTCGCCGCCCTCGGCATGACCCTCGGTCTCGTGCAGTACTCGTTCGGCCGCCGCGGACTGCCCGCCTCGGCCCGTGAGGTGCCGAACCCGCTGCCCCGGTCGCGGTACCCCTTGGTCGCCGGGATCGCGGTCGGCGCCATCGCCGTCATCGCGGTGCTCGTGCTGACCGGCGTGATCCAGGCCGACAACCTCGCCCTCATCGTGATCGTCGTGACGGTGGTCGCCGCCGTCGCCTACTTCACGGTGATCCTCGGCAGCCGGCGCATCGACGCCACCGAGAGGTCACGGGTGTGGGGGTTCCTGCCGCTGTTCCTCACGAGCGTCGCGTTCTGGTCGCTGTACCAGCAGCAGTTCACGGTGCTGACGATCTACTCCGACAAACGACTCGACCGCGACCTGTTCGGGTGGGAGATGCCGGTGTCGTGGGTGCAGTCGATCAACCCGGTGTTCATCATCATCCTGTCCGGCGTCTTCGCGGCGATCTGGACGAAGCTGGGGACGCGGCAGCCGTCGACCCCCGTCAAGTTCGGGCTGGCCGCCATCATCATGGGCGCGGCGTTCCTGCTCTTCCTGCCGTTTTCCGGCGGCGGGGCGAACTCGACGCCGCTGCTCGCGATCGTCGGCATCCTCTTCGTGTTCACCGTCGCCGAGCTGCTGCTGTCGCCGGTCGGGCTGTCGGTGACGACCAAGCTCGCCCCGGCCGTCTTCCACACGCAGATGGTCGCGCTGTTCTTCCTGTCGATCGCCCTCGGCACGGCCATCTCGGGCGAGCTCGTGAAGTTCTACGACCCGGACAACGAGGTGCCGTACTTCTCGATCCTCGGGAGCATCGCGATCCTCGTCGGCATCGGACTGCTGCTGAGCGTGAAGCCGGTGCTGCGGCTCATGCGCGGCGTGCGGTGA
- a CDS encoding HhH-GPD-type base excision DNA repair protein, which produces MALHITGDTAADALLTENPLALLVGMLLDQQIPMETAFTGPLKIAERTGAADAAAIAGMAPEEFLEAFRQTPAVHRFPGSMATRVQTLCQAIVDEWDGDAAALWTRPSTGSDPSTGSGTHSTGSGTPPTGAEVLQRLKALPGFGEQKAKIFLALLGKQYGFTGEGWREASAPYGEEGSFRSVADIVSPESLTKVREYKKAMKAAAKAAKE; this is translated from the coding sequence ATGGCCCTTCACATCACCGGAGACACCGCCGCCGACGCCCTGCTGACCGAGAACCCGCTGGCGCTGCTGGTCGGGATGCTGCTCGACCAGCAGATCCCCATGGAGACCGCGTTCACCGGTCCGCTCAAGATCGCCGAGCGGACGGGCGCCGCCGACGCCGCCGCGATCGCCGGCATGGCCCCCGAGGAGTTCCTGGAGGCCTTCCGGCAGACGCCGGCGGTGCACCGGTTCCCCGGGTCGATGGCGACGCGCGTGCAGACGCTGTGCCAGGCGATCGTCGATGAGTGGGACGGCGACGCCGCCGCCCTGTGGACGCGGCCGTCGACAGGCTCAGACCCTTCGACAGGCTCAGGGACCCATTCGACAGGATCGGGGACCCCGCCGACCGGGGCCGAGGTACTGCAGCGACTCAAGGCTCTCCCCGGTTTCGGCGAGCAGAAGGCGAAGATCTTCCTCGCCCTCCTTGGCAAGCAGTACGGCTTCACCGGAGAGGGCTGGCGCGAGGCGTCGGCCCCCTACGGCGAGGAGGGATCGTTCCGCAGCGTCGCCGACATCGTCTCGCCCGAATCCCTCACGAAGGTGCGCGAGTACAAGAAGGCGATGAAGGCCGCCGCGAAGGCCGCGAAGGAATAG
- a CDS encoding serine hydrolase produces MGAIEPGDAFRNPSAPGASGGAPESAGRRSHRPGARRLPRRVAVGRRSFTSTLKALEGLANAGAQVSVHVVDLDSHEHVLAGDDHVTLPVAGLGVVPLLIEVAAAFESGALDPLEIVDRSSVEAVESSGLWRHLRAPALPLEDLAVLAATAGDPIAVNILLGKVGHDRVRERIEGLGLRRTALLDRFRDRRGPDDAPQVAVGSARELAGLFSALVNSQVVDAAVSAQVSEWLSLNQDLSLVAASTGLDPFAHEHDAHGLLFVNKTGRDRGVRAEAGVLAGPRAGVAYSMIVCFDDLSISHRLRAHDAFRVLGVELMEYTH; encoded by the coding sequence GTGGGTGCGATCGAGCCTGGTGACGCGTTCCGGAACCCGTCGGCTCCCGGAGCGTCCGGGGGTGCGCCCGAGTCCGCGGGGCGCCGCTCGCATCGTCCTGGTGCCCGCCGTCTGCCGCGTCGGGTCGCCGTGGGGCGACGCTCGTTCACGTCCACGCTGAAGGCTCTCGAAGGCCTCGCGAACGCCGGGGCCCAGGTGTCGGTGCACGTGGTCGACCTCGACTCCCATGAGCACGTGCTGGCGGGGGACGACCACGTCACGCTGCCGGTGGCCGGGCTCGGCGTCGTCCCGCTGCTGATCGAGGTCGCGGCGGCGTTCGAGTCGGGCGCGCTCGACCCGCTCGAGATCGTCGACCGCTCGAGCGTCGAGGCCGTGGAGAGTTCCGGGCTCTGGCGGCACCTGCGGGCTCCGGCCCTCCCGCTGGAGGATCTCGCCGTGCTGGCCGCGACCGCCGGCGATCCGATCGCCGTGAACATCCTGCTGGGGAAGGTGGGGCACGACCGGGTGCGGGAGCGCATCGAGGGGCTGGGACTGCGCCGCACCGCGCTGCTCGACCGGTTCCGCGACCGCCGCGGTCCGGATGACGCCCCGCAGGTCGCGGTAGGATCGGCCCGGGAGCTCGCGGGGCTGTTCTCGGCGCTCGTGAACTCGCAGGTCGTAGATGCCGCGGTCAGCGCCCAGGTGTCGGAGTGGCTCAGCCTCAATCAGGATCTCAGTCTCGTGGCCGCCTCGACGGGGCTCGATCCGTTCGCCCACGAGCACGACGCGCACGGCCTGCTCTTCGTGAACAAGACCGGCCGCGATCGCGGTGTGCGCGCCGAGGCCGGGGTGCTCGCGGGGCCGCGGGCCGGTGTCGCGTACTCGATGATCGTGTGCTTCGACGATCTCTCTATCAGCCACCGCCTCCGTGCGCATGACGCCTTCCGCGTGCTCGGCGTCGAGCTCATGGAATACACCCACTGA
- a CDS encoding response regulator transcription factor, whose translation MEGVISVAVVEDDPTVREAVGEYLRAHGYAVSSFGDGVSARTALREAVPDVVIVDRMLPGISGDELCRELRAVSDVPIMVLTALGEVEDRIDGFAFGVDDYLAKPFSMRELSMRVAALVRRSQVAQASAGELRRGAFVIDLLRRRAWVRGQEMTLTGREYDLLLFLVRNEDRALGRDEILREVWGWTVGERSTVTVHVRRLREKIEEDPRDPRHLLTEWGVGYRFLARGDG comes from the coding sequence ATGGAAGGGGTCATCAGTGTGGCGGTCGTGGAGGACGATCCCACGGTGCGTGAGGCGGTCGGCGAGTACCTGCGTGCCCACGGCTACGCGGTGTCGAGCTTCGGGGACGGGGTCTCCGCACGGACCGCGCTGCGGGAGGCCGTCCCCGATGTGGTGATCGTCGACCGGATGCTGCCCGGAATCAGCGGCGATGAGCTCTGCCGCGAGCTGCGGGCCGTGTCGGACGTGCCCATCATGGTGCTCACGGCGCTGGGGGAGGTGGAGGACCGCATCGACGGGTTCGCGTTCGGTGTCGACGACTATCTCGCCAAGCCGTTCTCGATGCGGGAGCTGTCGATGCGGGTCGCGGCGCTGGTGCGTCGGTCGCAGGTCGCCCAGGCGTCGGCCGGGGAGTTGCGGAGAGGGGCGTTCGTGATCGACCTGCTGCGTCGGCGCGCCTGGGTGCGCGGACAGGAGATGACGCTGACGGGCAGGGAGTACGACCTGCTCCTGTTCCTCGTGCGCAACGAGGACCGCGCCCTGGGGCGCGACGAGATCCTCCGCGAGGTGTGGGGGTGGACCGTCGGCGAGCGTTCGACGGTCACGGTGCACGTCCGGCGCCTGCGGGAGAAGATCGAGGAGGATCCGCGTGATCCTCGTCATCTGCTCACCGAGTGGGGCGTCGGCTACCGCTTCCTGGCGAGAGGGGACGGCTGA
- a CDS encoding M13 family metallopeptidase — protein sequence MTDVLPAGLALDDLSPDIRPQDDLYRHVNGAWIARTEIPGDRARWGSFHLLAEQAEKDVRAIVEESQDAEEGTLARKIGDLFASFMDTERIAAAGVAPLAETFAEIDAIDGIPAFLRTVGAYDREGRAAVIGLYVDGDPGDPERYVPVLVQAGLSLPDESYFRLETFAETRAAYRAHLERLLTLAGVADAAAQAERSIALETELAGHHWDNVRSRDAVATYNLKTWDELQELAGVDLTPWREAVTPTNPRAFDEVVVSQPSFFEGLGALLTDERLEDWKAWLRAKVVHAAAPYLTDELVEENFAFYGTQLTGVPTIRERWKRGVSVTEAALGEAIGKVYVERHYPPTAKAAMDELVANLVEAYRQSIEKLEWMTAETRQRALAKLDAFTPKIGHPEVWRDYSTLAIDRTDLLGNVRRAAIFEHDRNIDKVGTPIDRTEWHMPPQMVNAYYNPSMNEIVFPAAILQYPFFDAGRDAAANYGGIGAVIGHEIGHGFDDQGSRYDGDGRLQDWWTDADRAAFEERTKALIAQYDALVPEGLDAEHHVNGALTIGENIGDLGGLGIALQAYELSLRTDPAVPEPVEGPVIDGYTGVQRLFLSWAQVWQQKSREAETLRLLTIDPHSPNEFRCNQIVRNIDAFYEAFGVTEKDALWLPESSRVTIW from the coding sequence ATGACCGACGTGCTTCCCGCGGGCCTCGCGCTCGACGACCTCAGCCCCGACATCCGCCCGCAGGACGATCTGTATCGTCACGTGAACGGCGCGTGGATCGCGCGCACCGAGATCCCCGGCGACCGGGCCCGCTGGGGCTCGTTCCACCTGCTGGCGGAGCAGGCCGAGAAGGACGTGCGCGCCATCGTCGAGGAGTCGCAGGACGCCGAGGAGGGCACCCTCGCCCGCAAGATCGGCGATCTGTTCGCGAGCTTCATGGACACCGAGCGCATCGCCGCGGCCGGCGTGGCGCCGCTGGCCGAGACCTTCGCCGAGATCGACGCGATCGACGGCATCCCCGCCTTCCTGCGCACCGTGGGCGCGTACGACCGGGAGGGCCGTGCCGCGGTGATCGGCCTCTACGTCGACGGCGACCCCGGCGACCCGGAGCGCTACGTCCCGGTGCTCGTGCAGGCCGGCCTCTCCCTGCCGGACGAGAGCTACTTCCGCCTGGAGACGTTCGCCGAGACGCGGGCGGCGTACCGGGCACACCTCGAGCGCCTGCTCACCCTCGCCGGTGTCGCGGACGCCGCGGCGCAGGCCGAGCGCTCCATCGCACTGGAGACCGAGCTCGCCGGGCACCACTGGGACAACGTGCGCAGCCGCGACGCGGTCGCCACCTACAACCTCAAGACGTGGGACGAGCTGCAGGAACTCGCGGGCGTCGACCTGACCCCGTGGCGGGAGGCCGTGACGCCGACGAACCCGCGCGCGTTCGACGAGGTCGTGGTCTCGCAGCCGAGCTTCTTCGAAGGGCTCGGCGCGCTCCTCACGGACGAGCGCCTCGAGGACTGGAAGGCCTGGTTGCGCGCGAAGGTCGTGCACGCGGCCGCGCCGTACCTGACGGACGAGCTGGTGGAGGAGAACTTCGCGTTCTACGGCACCCAGCTCACCGGCGTGCCCACGATCCGGGAGCGCTGGAAGCGCGGCGTCTCGGTCACCGAGGCGGCGCTCGGCGAGGCGATCGGCAAGGTCTACGTCGAACGGCACTACCCGCCGACGGCGAAGGCGGCCATGGACGAGCTCGTCGCCAATCTCGTCGAGGCGTACCGGCAGAGCATCGAGAAGCTGGAATGGATGACCGCGGAGACCCGGCAGCGGGCGCTCGCGAAGCTCGACGCGTTCACCCCGAAGATCGGGCACCCCGAGGTGTGGCGGGACTACTCGACGCTCGCCATCGACCGCACCGACCTGCTCGGCAACGTCCGGCGGGCGGCGATCTTCGAGCACGACCGCAACATCGACAAGGTCGGCACGCCGATCGATCGCACCGAGTGGCACATGCCGCCGCAGATGGTGAACGCGTACTACAACCCGTCGATGAACGAGATCGTGTTCCCCGCCGCCATCCTCCAGTACCCGTTCTTCGACGCCGGGCGCGACGCCGCGGCGAACTACGGCGGGATCGGCGCGGTCATCGGCCATGAGATCGGTCACGGCTTCGACGACCAGGGCAGCCGCTACGACGGAGACGGCCGCCTGCAGGACTGGTGGACCGACGCCGACCGGGCGGCGTTCGAGGAGCGCACGAAGGCGCTCATCGCACAGTACGACGCCCTCGTGCCGGAGGGCCTCGACGCGGAGCACCATGTGAACGGCGCCCTCACCATCGGCGAGAACATCGGCGACCTGGGCGGCCTCGGCATCGCGCTCCAGGCGTACGAGCTGTCCCTGCGCACGGACCCCGCGGTGCCGGAACCCGTCGAGGGGCCGGTCATCGACGGCTACACGGGCGTCCAGCGGCTGTTCCTGTCGTGGGCGCAGGTGTGGCAGCAGAAGAGCCGCGAGGCCGAGACGCTGCGCCTGCTGACGATCGACCCGCACTCGCCCAACGAGTTCCGCTGCAACCAGATCGTGCGCAACATCGATGCGTTCTACGAGGCCTTCGGGGTCACCGAGAAGGATGCGCTGTGGCTGCCGGAATCGTCCAGGGTGACCATCTGGTGA
- a CDS encoding MFS transporter, whose protein sequence is MGANDDRARKRLSRTPPRWAVIAVLAFAGLCSSFMFTLVVPLQAELPQLLNASREDTTWVVTITLLVAAVATPISGRLGDMYGKRRVVIALLAILIVGSVIAALSGSIVGVIIGRALQGAVTGVVPLGIAIMRDVLPPERLGTAVALMSATMGVGGAIGMPVAALLAENADWHMLFWLAAALGVLGLLLVLTVVPEDVLRSPGRLDVLGAIGLAIGLTGLLLFVSRGAEWGWTAPLTLVCVIGGVAVLLLWGWYQLRAKDPLLDLRVAARPAVLFTNIAAIGMGFALFASNVTFPQMLEMPAVDGAGFGLNMVAASLVIMPAGLVMMVISPLSGWLERTVGPRPLFTVGAVAIVLAYVFVLLWSTEVWHIFVANIFIGVGIGFTFAAMPMIIMRSVPANETGASNGLNALFRSVGTSTASAVMGGVLAAMSVDVGGVAVPTRAAFEVCFWLAIAAGIVAVVLSLFIPRRRATEQHPSLPD, encoded by the coding sequence GTGGGTGCGAACGACGACAGAGCCAGGAAACGTCTCTCCCGTACCCCGCCCCGGTGGGCCGTCATCGCAGTGCTGGCGTTCGCCGGCCTGTGCTCGTCGTTCATGTTCACCCTCGTCGTACCGCTGCAGGCCGAACTGCCGCAGCTGCTGAACGCCTCGCGGGAAGACACCACCTGGGTGGTCACGATCACCCTGCTCGTCGCCGCCGTCGCGACCCCGATCTCGGGTCGTCTGGGCGACATGTACGGCAAGCGCCGGGTCGTGATCGCCCTCCTCGCGATCCTCATCGTGGGGTCCGTGATCGCCGCGCTCTCCGGATCGATCGTGGGCGTCATCATCGGCCGGGCGCTCCAGGGCGCGGTGACCGGGGTCGTCCCCCTCGGCATCGCGATCATGCGCGACGTGCTCCCTCCCGAGCGCCTCGGCACCGCGGTCGCCCTCATGAGCGCGACCATGGGCGTCGGCGGCGCGATCGGCATGCCCGTCGCCGCGCTGCTCGCCGAGAACGCCGACTGGCACATGCTGTTCTGGCTCGCGGCCGCCCTCGGCGTGCTCGGCCTGCTCCTGGTTCTCACGGTGGTCCCGGAGGACGTGCTCCGCTCCCCCGGACGCCTCGACGTGCTCGGCGCGATCGGACTGGCCATCGGTCTCACGGGCCTGCTGCTGTTCGTGTCCCGCGGCGCCGAGTGGGGGTGGACGGCACCGCTCACCCTGGTCTGCGTGATCGGCGGCGTCGCGGTCCTGCTGCTGTGGGGCTGGTATCAGCTCCGGGCGAAGGACCCCCTGCTCGACCTGCGGGTCGCCGCCCGCCCGGCCGTCCTCTTCACGAACATCGCCGCCATCGGCATGGGCTTCGCCCTCTTCGCCTCCAACGTCACGTTCCCGCAGATGCTCGAGATGCCCGCGGTGGACGGCGCCGGTTTCGGGTTGAACATGGTGGCGGCCTCGCTCGTCATCATGCCCGCGGGTCTGGTGATGATGGTGATCTCGCCGCTGTCCGGGTGGCTGGAGCGCACCGTGGGGCCGCGGCCGCTCTTCACCGTCGGGGCCGTCGCGATCGTGCTCGCCTACGTCTTCGTGCTGCTGTGGTCGACCGAGGTGTGGCACATCTTCGTCGCGAACATCTTCATCGGGGTCGGGATCGGGTTCACCTTCGCCGCGATGCCCATGATCATCATGCGCTCGGTGCCCGCGAACGAGACCGGCGCATCGAACGGGCTCAACGCGCTGTTCCGCTCCGTCGGCACCTCGACGGCCTCGGCCGTCATGGGCGGGGTGCTCGCGGCGATGAGCGTCGACGTCGGCGGCGTGGCCGTGCCGACGCGGGCGGCGTTCGAGGTGTGCTTCTGGCTCGCGATCGCCGCCGGCATCGTGGCCGTGGTGCTGTCGCTGTTCATCCCCCGGAGACGCGCCACGGAGCAGCACCCCTCACTGCCGGACTGA
- a CDS encoding glycine--tRNA ligase gives MAEQSRLDKVIALARHRGFVFQAGEIYGGSRSAWDYGPLGTELKENIRRQWWQTFVRGRGDMVGLDSSIILPKRVWEASGHVATFTDPLVECLQCHKRFRADNLIEDFEARKGRKAENGLADIPCPNCGTKGQYTEPKAFSGLVKTYLGVVDDESGLYYLRPETAQGIFVNFSNVLTASRKKPPFGIGQVGKAFRNEITPGNFIFRTREFEQMEIEFFTPPAEAPQWFDHWVEACWNWFIDLGIDPENMRQFDVPEEDRAHYSAGTIDVEYRFGFAGKEWGELMGVANRTDYDLSSHSEASGQSLTYFDQATGERYTPYVIEPSFGLTRAMMAFLVDAYVEEQVPNAKGGTDTRTVLKLDPRLAPVKAAVLPLSRNENLSPLAREVADTLRGSWAVDFDDAGAIGRRYRRQDEIGTPFCVTVDFDSLDDRAVTVRDRDTMAQERVPIDELHAYLAERLRGA, from the coding sequence GTGGCCGAACAGTCCCGTCTTGACAAGGTCATCGCCCTCGCCCGCCACCGCGGTTTCGTCTTCCAGGCGGGTGAGATCTACGGCGGTTCCCGGTCGGCATGGGACTACGGACCCCTGGGCACGGAGCTGAAGGAGAACATCCGGCGGCAGTGGTGGCAGACGTTCGTGCGCGGACGCGGCGACATGGTCGGCCTCGACTCCAGCATCATCCTGCCGAAGCGCGTCTGGGAGGCCTCCGGCCACGTCGCCACCTTCACCGACCCGCTGGTCGAGTGCCTGCAGTGCCACAAGCGCTTCCGTGCCGACAACCTCATCGAGGACTTCGAGGCCCGCAAGGGCCGCAAGGCGGAGAACGGCCTCGCCGACATCCCCTGCCCCAACTGCGGCACGAAGGGGCAGTACACCGAGCCGAAGGCGTTCTCCGGTCTGGTGAAGACGTACCTCGGCGTCGTCGACGACGAGTCGGGCCTCTACTACCTGCGTCCGGAGACCGCACAGGGCATCTTCGTGAACTTCTCGAACGTGCTCACCGCCAGCCGCAAGAAGCCGCCGTTCGGCATCGGTCAGGTCGGCAAGGCGTTCCGCAACGAGATCACGCCCGGCAACTTCATCTTCCGCACCCGCGAGTTCGAGCAGATGGAGATCGAGTTCTTCACTCCGCCCGCCGAGGCGCCGCAGTGGTTCGACCACTGGGTGGAGGCCTGCTGGAACTGGTTCATCGACCTCGGGATCGACCCGGAGAACATGCGTCAGTTCGATGTGCCGGAGGAGGACCGCGCGCACTACTCGGCCGGCACCATCGACGTCGAGTACCGCTTCGGCTTCGCGGGCAAGGAGTGGGGCGAGCTCATGGGTGTCGCCAACCGCACCGACTACGACCTCTCCAGCCACAGCGAGGCGTCTGGCCAGAGCCTCACCTACTTCGACCAGGCCACGGGCGAGCGCTACACGCCGTACGTGATCGAGCCGTCCTTCGGTCTCACCCGCGCCATGATGGCCTTCCTCGTCGACGCGTACGTCGAGGAGCAGGTGCCCAATGCCAAGGGCGGCACCGACACCCGCACCGTGCTCAAGCTCGACCCGCGCCTGGCTCCCGTCAAGGCCGCCGTGCTGCCGCTGTCGCGCAACGAGAACCTGTCGCCGCTCGCCCGCGAGGTCGCCGACACCCTCCGCGGCTCGTGGGCCGTCGACTTCGACGACGCCGGCGCGATCGGCCGGCGCTACCGCCGCCAGGACGAGATCGGCACCCCGTTCTGCGTCACGGTCGACTTCGACTCGCTCGACGACCGCGCGGTCACCGTGCGCGACCGCGACACGATGGCGCAGGAGCGCGTCCCGATCGACGAACTGCACGCCTACCTGGCGGAACGCCTCCGCGGCGCCTGA